TATCGGACGTGGTACGTATGGTGAGGAGGGAAAAACATAGGATGGAGGCTTTTGTACGCTTTCAAAAACTAAAGGACGAAACCTTTTATGCTACCGTACAACCCGATTTTAATGTACTGCCACTATTAATACGCCATTTTAAAAGCCGTTATGCCGACCAAAAATGGATAATTTACGATATAAAGCGTAACTACGGGTTGTTTTACGATTTGCACGACACCCAATATATCACCTTAGATTTTTCGACAATGAATAAAGCGGGCGATGTAATAGCCGCTTTTAACGAGGATGAGGGTATCTATCAGTCGTTATGGAAAAATTATTTTCAAAGTGTAAATATTCCATCGCGTAAAAACACCAGGTTACATGTGCGCCATATACCTAAAAGGTATTGGAAGCATTTAACTGAAAAAATTTGATTTTATTGAAAATCGCGCATTTATTGTAAGCCCGGATAACGCGTTTTTAGAAACGTTTGTGAATAACTATAATGTTTACAACCTGCCGCCAAAGTATTAAAGATACTATCAATCAACTCAAACAAGGTGTTGATAGTCGATAACAAAATGTTAAAAACGTGTTAATAAAAAATAAATAAAAAACTTGACACGGGTTATGTTATCTCCCTATATTGTAATCATCAAGAACGACGTACTTTGACAGCCTTACAGGATTACAGAAACTGAATCGGGTGAACCTTCGGGGGAACTAAAGATCAGGGAAGTGCCTGAGTCATTAAAGGGAATAGGATACGAAAGTAGTTTATCCCGATAAATGATTAACGAGGTATTATTAACACTGCAAAACTTTACGGAGAACGGCAGATAACAATAATGACCTTGAAGCAATCGGCGTTAGCAAACAATGGGTCATCGGCATTCGCTAAGAATAAAGATACCGGCGTTGCACGGATAACGACAGAGTCGACTTCCCCTCGGGAGGCCAACGAGATCAACATCGCAGAGATAATGGCTGCCGGCTTTCGCAGAAAGCAGGATCACAGCACATGTTGAACGGATTTGAAGGACTTACCTCCGCAAGGAGACAGACAAAATCGGTAAACGTACCAACAACCGGGCATCAGCATTCGCAGAGGGTGTGATACCAACAATGTTCGCAATAACAAAGAGGAGATCAGGTCGGTCAACTTTACACAAAACTTGGTGCTTCATAAACGGCTATGGCTGTTAATGAGGGCAGGAAAAACGGAGGTCATTTCGCAAGAAGAGGCTTCCGTTTTCCTATTTTTAGGCGGTTTGTAAAATATCGCGTTAGCACAACTCAACTTTCTAATCCATACAATATTTTTCAACCTTACTCCATCAAAATTCATTAATTTAGCCTTTAATGAATACTGAAGCCAACGGAAAGACAGACGGAAAGAAAAAAATATTTGTACTTGATACCTCGGTTATCCTCTACGATCATAACGCATTCGAAAACTTTCAGGAACACGACGTAGCCATACCCATACAGGTGCTGGAAGAGCTGGATAACATGAAAAGCGGTAATGATACACGCAATTTTGAGGCTCGCAGCTTTATAAGACTAATGGACGATATGTCGCGAAGTCGGCTTATTAACCAGTGGATACCGCTTAACGGCAAAAGCAAAGGCTGTTTTAAGGTTATAATGGATGCCAAAAACAGCAGTGCCGATGCCGAGGTGGTTTTTGGATCAGATAAAATAGACCACCGTATATTAAACGCCGCCCTGGGTGTGCAGTTTGAACACCCCGACCGTAAGGTGATATTGGTATCAAAGGATATATGTTTAAGGCTTAAAGCAAAATCGCTTAACCTGTATGCCGAAGATTACGAAACCGGGAAAGTAAAAAACCTGGAGGAGCTGTACAGCGGTAAAACCACCCTTAATAAAATAACCGAAAAACAATTAAGCAAGCTTAATAAAAACGATACCTTATCAATAGAAGGGTTAGACATTAAACCTACAGACGGTAACCAGTTTTATTCCTTAAACAGTAAAAACAGCTCTGCACCGGCATTTTATAATACACAAAGCGGGCAGTTAGAGAAAGTAACCGAGCAGCCTGTATTAAATATTTACCCTCGCAACTTAGAACAGGCCTTTGCCATACATGCTTTACTGCACCCGGATATTAAATTGGTGACCATACAAGGTAACGCTGGTACAGGCAAAACGTTACTGGCTTTGGCGGGTGCGCTGGAGCAGCGTAAGTTTTACCGCCAGATATTTGTTACCCGCCCAATTGTACCTTTAAGTAATAAGGATATAGGCTTTTTGCCCGGCGATGTAAAATCAAAGATAGACCCATACATGGCACCGATATGGGATAACCTTAAATTTATTAAAGACCAGTTTGCCGAAGACGAAAAAATGCAGGCCAAGTTAGACGAACTGGTGGCAAACGATAAAATCTCCATTACGCCGCTGGCCTTTATAAGGGGGCGTACCTTAAGCAAGATATTCTTTATTGTAGATGAGGCGCAGAATTTAACCCCACACGAAGTGAAGACCATTATATCGCGCGCCGGCGAAAATAGCAAGTTTGTTTTTACAGGTGATATATATCAAATTGATACCCCTTACCTTGATGCAGAAAGTAACGGCTTATCGTACCTGATCGATAAGGCTAAAGGGCATCCGCTTTACGCGCACATCACCCTGCAAAAAGGGGAGCGGAGCGAATTGGCAAATTTGGCTACAGAACGATTATAATTTACATCATGCTTAAAAAAGGCGAACACATAGAAGGCACACCACCCGAATTACAAATATTGCTTGATGGCAATGCTGAAGCGAATGATTTTTTTGAAACGCTATCAAAATCGTACAAGCAGGGATATTGCGATTGGGTAGGCTCCGCTAAGCAGGAAGATACACGTAAGGTTAGGGCCGATAAAGCACTGATAATGCTGCTTAACAAGCAAAAAATGCTTAAAACATAAGTTAGGCAGCTTTATCTTAAAAAGTGATCGGTAACCTTAGCAATATCGTTAGCGATTTTATTAATAAAGCCTAATTGTTCCTTCATTAACAGATCGTCGGCTGTTAGCGGAACACTTTGCGCCTCGGTTTTTACAGCCTCAGAATTGGTGGAAGCCGGCGTAATGACTTCGCCATTTAATTTAATATGGGTATCCTTTAATACGGCGATGCTTCGTTTTACCAATTTTAATGTATCGGCATGCGGGGTTTGCGGGCCGCTGCGTATCAATGCCGAAGCTATATTGGCGGTATATGAAGCAAGTATATGATTAAGCACAACAAACTTGTGCACATCTTTTACATTATGCTGCTTGCTCTTAGGCTCAGACGTCATACGCTCAAAGGCTGCGCTTAAGTTGGCCGAATTTACATATACATCTTTGCGGGCCAGCTTATACTCGGTGATGCTAACTTCTTTACCCGATATGCTCTTGGCTATTTTATTAAGGTAATTAATATTTGCCTTTAAAACTGTTTTAAAGCTCTCCTGCACCTGCTGAAACTCCCAGGTTGGGAATATAAGGTAGCTGGCAATAAACGCAATGCCCGACCCAATAAGTGTATCTACAACCCTCTCCTGGAAAACATTGATAGACCCCAATCCTAAAAATTTGAACAAAATAAGCACGTATGGGGTCATAAAAATAACGCTTACTACGTAGTTTAGCCTTAAAAAGCTGTAGGTGCCTATCATTAACACTACCAGTATTAAAAACTGCACTGTTTTATCGGGGATAAAAGTGAGTATCAATATACCTATGGTACCGCCTGCAATAGTACCTATAAGCCTTTGGTAGTTGCGCTGTTTTGACAAGCTAAATCCAGGCTTTAATATAACGATAATTGTAAGCAGTACCCAATAGCTATGCCCGCCCAATGATACGTATTTTGATGTGATATAACCCACCAAACATACCAACGATACCCTTAAAGCATGCTTAAAAGTACCCGAGCTAAGCGTTAAATTGTCTGTAAAAATGTGCGGAGCATAATCTTGTTGTGGTACAAATTTAGAG
This portion of the Inquilinus sp. KBS0705 genome encodes:
- a CDS encoding DUF4130 domain-containing protein; translation: MTTRLIYDGTFEGLLTAVYEVYERKLEHVIIEKCDWVSTALFEDVLQITTDEARAARVLKGLRQKISATGVQRLYAAHLAEIKAEENNLMGYIRYAFDAPHNIEEDYGNRYVMRVSDVVRMVRREKHRMEAFVRFQKLKDETFYATVQPDFNVLPLLIRHFKSRYADQKWIIYDIKRNYGLFYDLHDTQYITLDFSTMNKAGDVIAAFNEDEGIYQSLWKNYFQSVNIPSRKNTRLHVRHIPKRYWKHLTEKI
- a CDS encoding YdeI/OmpD-associated family protein, producing the protein MLKKGEHIEGTPPELQILLDGNAEANDFFETLSKSYKQGYCDWVGSAKQEDTRKVRADKALIMLLNKQKMLKT
- a CDS encoding PhoH family protein, yielding MNTEANGKTDGKKKIFVLDTSVILYDHNAFENFQEHDVAIPIQVLEELDNMKSGNDTRNFEARSFIRLMDDMSRSRLINQWIPLNGKSKGCFKVIMDAKNSSADAEVVFGSDKIDHRILNAALGVQFEHPDRKVILVSKDICLRLKAKSLNLYAEDYETGKVKNLEELYSGKTTLNKITEKQLSKLNKNDTLSIEGLDIKPTDGNQFYSLNSKNSSAPAFYNTQSGQLEKVTEQPVLNIYPRNLEQAFAIHALLHPDIKLVTIQGNAGTGKTLLALAGALEQRKFYRQIFVTRPIVPLSNKDIGFLPGDVKSKIDPYMAPIWDNLKFIKDQFAEDEKMQAKLDELVANDKISITPLAFIRGRTLSKIFFIVDEAQNLTPHEVKTIISRAGENSKFVFTGDIYQIDTPYLDAESNGLSYLIDKAKGHPLYAHITLQKGERSELANLATERL